The following nucleotide sequence is from Salinispirillum sp. LH 10-3-1.
GATTCGCGTTTACGCGTGGATGGGCTTGTTGAGTAACAATGGGTACATCAATCAGCTTTTGATGGGCCTGGGGCTCACCGACAGCTCGATCCAAATGATGAACACCAACTTCGCGGTCTACATCGGGGTGGTGTATTCGTACCTGCCCTTCATGGTGTTGCCGCTGTACGCCAACCTGTCTAAGCACGATGGCACGCTGTTGGAAGCGGCCAGTGACTTGGGGGCGCGGAAAATCGTCAGCTTTTTCCGCATCACCGTGCCGCTGTCAAAGAACGGCATCATTGCCGGTTCTATGTTGGTGTTTATCCCGGTGGTCGGTGAATACGTCATCCCCGAACTGTTGGGCGGTACGCAAACCACGATGATCGGTAAGGTATTGTGGCAAGAGTTCTTTGACAACCGCGACTGGCCAGTGGCGTCAGCCTTGGCGGCGATCATGATTATGATACTGATTATCCCGATCAGTATCTTCCAGCGGTACCAACAAAAAGAACTGGAGGCACGCTGATGAAGTCGTTCAATGTTTCTCGCTTCTTTTTCTGGTTTGGTATTCTGTTTCTGTATCTGCCGATGGCGATACTGGTGATCTACTCTTTCAACTCCAGCCGCTTGGTAACGGTATGGGCGGGCTGGTCGACCCAGTGGTATGGCGAACTGTTTCGCGACCGCCAATTGATGAACGCCGTGGGGCGCTCACTGCAGGTGGCGTTCTTTTCGGCCAGTGCCGCTACCGTGTTGGGTACGCTGGCCTCGATAGTGGTGGTGCGGGTACGGCGCTTCCGTGGGCGTGGTCTGTTTAACAGCATGATCACCGCACCCTTAGTCATGCCGGACGTTATCATTGGTTTGTCGTTGTTGCTGTTGTTCGTGTCGTTACAGCAATGGATCGGCTGGCCAGCCAATCGCGGGTTGACCACTATCTGGATAGCGCACACCACCTTCAGTATGGCCTACGCCACGGTGGTGATCTCCTCGCGCTTGCGCGAGATGGATACCAGTATTGAAGAGGCGGCGCAAGACCTCGGCGCAACACCATTGCGCAGCTTTATCTTTATTACGCTGCCGCTGATCGCCCCCGCCTTGATCTCTGCCTGGTTGCTGGCTTTTACCCTGTCGTTGGACGACGTGGTCATTGCCTCGTTCGTCACTGGTCCAGGTGCGACGACTTTGCCAATCGAGATACTGTCATCGGTTCGGCGTGGCGTTACACCGAAGATCAACGCGTTGGCTACGCTGATCATTCTTGCAGTATCTTTTGTCGCCTTTACCAGCTGGTATTTAACGCGGCGGTACGACATGAAACGTCGCGCCGAACAGCGCATGGCAATGGAAGGCTAGCAGGGCGTATTGCACCCATCACTCAATCACGGATAATGCAGAGCCTTGTATTGTCCGTGATTGAGACGCCTGAATATGACCACCACTGCTCGTGAACTGCGCGGCCGCTTCGAAGCGTTGCGCGCCAACAAATTCTTCGAAAGCTTTGTCATTGCGGTCATCGTAGTCTCCGCCTTACTCATCGGGGCCAAAACCTACGATGAAGCCAGTCGCTTTGAACAAGTCATGCGCTGGTTTGACCTCTTCATTACCTTGTTTTTCCTCGCTGAAATTCTGATTCGCATGGTGGCGGAAGAACGTATATTGCGGTTTTTTCGCAACGGCTGGAACATCTTCGATACCGTCATCGTGGTGGCGAGCCTGATCCCGGTGGATGACTCGGAAATGGTGTTGTTGGCGCGTCTGTTACGTATCTTCCGGGTGCTTCGCCTGGTGTCGATCATTCCTGAATTGCGCATTTTGATGGGCGCGCTGATCAAGTCCGTACCGCGCATGGGCTACGTATTACTGCTGATGTTTATTATCTTCTACATCTACGCCGCCATTGGGAGCTTTCTGTTCGCCGAGGTGGATGAGTTCTTATGGGGCAATATTTCGGTCGCCATGCTGACCTTGTTTCGCGTTGCGACCTTTGAAAGCTGGACTTCGGTGATGTATGGCACCATGGAGCTGTATGGGTGGAGTTGGATTTACTACCTGACGTTTATCTTTCTGACCGCCTTTGTTTTTCTCAATATGATGATCGGCATCGTACTGGAAGTGATGCAGAAGGAAAGCGCTGCCATGGAGCTCGAAAGCGGTGAAGGCGAGGCGGCGGATGTGAAATGGTTACGCGAGCAAATGGTGAGTCTGCAAGCACAGTTAGCGCGTATGGAAAACAAGCTGGACCAGAAGTAGCACGCAACAGGCCACTATGTCGGTTGCGGTTCATTGGTATCTGTGGGTTGAACAGCTATAGTGAACAGAGCACCAATGGAGTGAGTAGATACTATGACGGATGACAGGCAGCAAATCCAGGAGGTCAATGTACAGGCTGCGTTAGCGCTGCTGGACAGTACACGTACTCTGGTTGCCATTCACGACGACCATGATCGATTGGTCTACGCTAATGACGCTTATCGCGGTGCGTTTTATGTGGCCGCTGATGAAGCCGTCGATTGGTACGACATGATGCGAGACAATTTTAAGCATCAACGTGGGCCCATTATTGATTCGGACGATATAGAGTCTTGGCTGGAGTATGCACGGACGCGTCGTCGGCGTGAGCACTATCGTGAGTTTGAGGTGGATCTTATTGATGGTCGCTGGATTCGAATGACCGAAACGGTCTTGGCCGGCGTCGGTATGTTGTCTATCGGCATTGAGGTCACCGCGGCCAAGCAAACAGAGAGTTCCCTAAAAGATCAGTTTGGCCGGGCGTTACGGGAGGCTGAGACCGACCAATTAACGGGATTGGGTAATCGTCGGTTATTGGAGCGCCTTGAACGTGTGATTTTGCACGACGAACACCTGCATGAGCTGTCGGCCATTATGATTGATATCGACCACTTCAAACCCTACAACGATACTCTCGGTCATCCGGAAGGCGATGTCTGTTTGCAACGGGTGGCAGAAGTGTTGGCGGAATCGCTGCGCACCGAGCACGACAATGCGATGCGCTATGGCGGTGAAGAGTTTCTGGTGTTATTGCCGGGAACCAGCTTGGCTGTTGCTAACGAAGTCGGGGAACGTATTCGCCGCACGGTCGAGGCACAGGCCATTCCTCACCCTACCAGTGAATTCGGTGTCATTACCGTGAGCGTTGGGGTAGCGCATGTCTCAACTGAGGCGCCGGAATGTGTCAATGATGTGGTCAGTTTGGCGGATAAAGCGTTGTATGTCGCGAAGGAAGCCGGGCGTAATCGTGTGGAGGTAGGGGTCGTTGAATAAGCAAGGTTGGCGCACGATGCGGCGTTGGTGTCTGGCAGTGTTTTTGGTTTGTGCATCAGCCAGCAGTTACGCCGATGTCGATTGGCGCGAAGTTAGCTTGAGTATTGGTTCACGCGCATTGATCGCTGAAGTGGCGGCGACTCCTGATGAACGTTCGTTAGGCCTGATGAACCGTGAATTTATGGCGGAAGATCGCGGTATGGTGTTTGTGTTTGAACAGCCCGGCTACCATTGTTTTTGGATGCGTAACACGTTGATTCCGTTAACGGTGATCTTCCTTGATGCACAGCAACGCATATTCCAAACCAACGATATGCAGCCCCTGTCCGAGCAAGTGCATTGCGCCAATCAGCCAGCGCATTTTGCCTTAGAAGTGAATCAAGGCTGGCTGCAGCGACAGGGCTTACAATTGCAGTTGCGTCGTCCTGGCGGACTGTATGTGGAGTCCACCCCTCCACTGGCGAGCTTTTTGGCACCTTAACAGGTCAGCCCTCAGCCAACATTCTCGCCTTGCTAGCACAAATAGGCGCTCAGTTGTTTGGCGAAAATGGCATGCGAAAGAAACGCTCAAATTCGCGGCGCTCTGTTTGT
It contains:
- a CDS encoding ABC transporter permease subunit, with the translated sequence MNINLKSRWDLARVPGSRWAIIGGPYLWLGVFFLLPFIIVAKISFAEAQISIPPYSAMVEWVGDTLTINLSRGSYVWLFSDTLYINAYWNSIKVAFFSTLFCLLIGYPMAYAIAKAPSYQQPTLLLLVLLPSWTSFLIRVYAWMGLLSNNGYINQLLMGLGLTDSSIQMMNTNFAVYIGVVYSYLPFMVLPLYANLSKHDGTLLEAASDLGARKIVSFFRITVPLSKNGIIAGSMLVFIPVVGEYVIPELLGGTQTTMIGKVLWQEFFDNRDWPVASALAAIMIMILIIPISIFQRYQQKELEAR
- a CDS encoding ABC transporter permease subunit — encoded protein: MKSFNVSRFFFWFGILFLYLPMAILVIYSFNSSRLVTVWAGWSTQWYGELFRDRQLMNAVGRSLQVAFFSASAATVLGTLASIVVVRVRRFRGRGLFNSMITAPLVMPDVIIGLSLLLLFVSLQQWIGWPANRGLTTIWIAHTTFSMAYATVVISSRLREMDTSIEEAAQDLGATPLRSFIFITLPLIAPALISAWLLAFTLSLDDVVIASFVTGPGATTLPIEILSSVRRGVTPKINALATLIILAVSFVAFTSWYLTRRYDMKRRAEQRMAMEG
- a CDS encoding ion transporter — translated: MTTTARELRGRFEALRANKFFESFVIAVIVVSALLIGAKTYDEASRFEQVMRWFDLFITLFFLAEILIRMVAEERILRFFRNGWNIFDTVIVVASLIPVDDSEMVLLARLLRIFRVLRLVSIIPELRILMGALIKSVPRMGYVLLLMFIIFYIYAAIGSFLFAEVDEFLWGNISVAMLTLFRVATFESWTSVMYGTMELYGWSWIYYLTFIFLTAFVFLNMMIGIVLEVMQKESAAMELESGEGEAADVKWLREQMVSLQAQLARMENKLDQK
- a CDS encoding GGDEF domain-containing protein, which translates into the protein MTDDRQQIQEVNVQAALALLDSTRTLVAIHDDHDRLVYANDAYRGAFYVAADEAVDWYDMMRDNFKHQRGPIIDSDDIESWLEYARTRRRREHYREFEVDLIDGRWIRMTETVLAGVGMLSIGIEVTAAKQTESSLKDQFGRALREAETDQLTGLGNRRLLERLERVILHDEHLHELSAIMIDIDHFKPYNDTLGHPEGDVCLQRVAEVLAESLRTEHDNAMRYGGEEFLVLLPGTSLAVANEVGERIRRTVEAQAIPHPTSEFGVITVSVGVAHVSTEAPECVNDVVSLADKALYVAKEAGRNRVEVGVVE
- a CDS encoding DUF192 domain-containing protein codes for the protein MNKQGWRTMRRWCLAVFLVCASASSYADVDWREVSLSIGSRALIAEVAATPDERSLGLMNREFMAEDRGMVFVFEQPGYHCFWMRNTLIPLTVIFLDAQQRIFQTNDMQPLSEQVHCANQPAHFALEVNQGWLQRQGLQLQLRRPGGLYVESTPPLASFLAP